A genomic window from Cricetulus griseus strain 17A/GY chromosome 4, alternate assembly CriGri-PICRH-1.0, whole genome shotgun sequence includes:
- the Qtrt2 gene encoding queuine tRNA-ribosyltransferase accessory subunit 2 isoform X3 produces MPESLFYCSLHDPVSPGPAGYVTNKSVSVWGFGGRVEMTVSKFMAIQEALQPDWFQCLSDGEASCAEATSIKRARKSVDRSLLFLDSCLRLQEESEVLQKSVVIGVIEGGDVMEERLRSARETAKRPVGGFLLDGFQGNPTITETRLHLLSSVTAELPEDKPRLICGVSRPDEVLECVERGVDLFESFFPYQVTERGCALSFTFDCQLNPEETCGSLMFLTLSFQFLLFPVTFWPKPHSTNMYTSHQPFIKVLQQNGIQEEIKCLDQVKKIETTGYNQEMTSFEINLKEKKYQEDFRPLVNGCSCYCCKNHTRAYIHHLLVTNELLAGVLLMMHNFEHYFRFFCSVREALKSDTLAQLKELIHRQMS; encoded by the exons ATGCCAGAATCGCTCTTCTACTGCTCCTTGCACGACCCAGTCAGCCCCGGCCCAGCTGGCTATGTAACAAATAAG tctgtgtctgtgtggggtttTGGAGGTCGAGTGGAAATGACTGTTTCCAAGTTCATGGCAATTCAGGAGGCCCTGCAGCCAGACTGGTTCCAGTGCCTTTCAGACGGGGAGGCATCTTGTGCAGAAGCAACTTCCATCAAAAGGGCCAGGAAGTCTGTGGATCGGTCCCTTCTGTTCCTGGACAGCTGTTTGCGCTTACAGGAAGAGTCTGAG gtCCTTCAGAAAAGTGTGGTTATTGGAGTGATTGAAGGTGGAGATGTGATGGAAGAGAGGTTGAGGTCCGCACGAGAGACAGCCAAGCGGCCCGTGGGGGGCTTCCTTCTGGACGGCTTTCAAGGGAATCCCACAATCACTGAAACCAGGCTGCACTTGCTGTCATCAGTCACCGCAGAGCTGCCAGAGGACAAACCAAG GCTCATCTGCGGTGTAAGCCGGCCAGATGAAGTGCTCGAGTGTGTTGAAAGAGGAGTGGACTTGTTTGAGAGTTTTTTCCCATATCAAGTGACGGAGCGGGGCTGTGCCCTGTCTTTCACCTTTGATTGCCAGCTGAATCCTGAAGAGACATGTGGGTCTTTGATGTTCCTCACCCTTAGCTTTCAGTTTCTCCTATTTCCTGTGACTTTTTGGCCCAAGCCGCACAGCACAAATATGTACACGTCGCACCAGCCTTTCATTAAAG TATTGCAACAAAATGGaatccaagaagaaataaaatgcttGGATCAagtaaagaaaattgaaacaactGGGTACAACCAAGAAATGACATCATTTGAAATTAATCTGAAGGAGAAAAA gTATCAGGAAGATTTTAGACCACTCGTGAATGGGTGCTCCTGTTACTGCTGTAAGAATCACACTCGAGCATACATCCACCATCTGCTCGTGACCAATGAGCTCCTGGCTGGTGTCCTGCTGATGATGCACAACTTCGAACACTACTTCAGATTTTTCTGCTCCGTCCGGGAGGCACTGAAAAGTGACACGCTGGCACAGCTGAAAGAACTCATCCACAGACAAATGTCTTGA